From Cyclopterus lumpus isolate fCycLum1 chromosome 4, fCycLum1.pri, whole genome shotgun sequence, a single genomic window includes:
- the LOC117729773 gene encoding phospholipase A and acyltransferase 4-like: MDYQKQVEEIISTAKCGDLIEFAYPIGYSHWGVYDEDGHVIHFAVADEKQLMSNIRTYLQKIFPVCGDLLLGETKIRRVRLGEVNVPKGVIVSIGNDRHSLTPSASEDMRLRRDALLDRDFQYKLFTFNCEHFATFVRYGKAVCNQIPARMKDKECEAATAFFNNVVSPKETVQEQFKETSDFFNSNRW; encoded by the exons ATGGATTATCAGAAGCAG GTTGAAGAAATCATATCCACTGCCAAATGTGGAGACTTGATAGAATTTGCCTACCCCATCGGATATTCTCACTGGGGAGTTTATGATGAAGATGGACATGTAATTCATTTTGCTGTTGCAG ATGAGAAGCAGCTGATGAGCAACATACGTACGTACCTACAAAAGATCTTCCCGGTTTGTGGCGACCTTCTTCTCGGGGAGACCAAGATCCGCAGAGTGCGTCTTGGCGAGGTGAACGTGCCGAAAGGCGTCATCGTCTCCATCGGTAACGACCGGCACAGCTTGACACCGTCAGCATCCGAGGATATGAGACTGCGGCGTGACGCCCTTCTTGATCGGGACTTCCAATATAAACTTTTCACCTTCAACTGCGAGCACTTTGCCACTTTTGTACGTTATGGAAAAGCAGTGTGCAACCAG ATTCCTGCTAGAATGAAGGATAAAGAGTGTGAGGCGGCAACTGCATTCTTCAACAACGTCGTCAGCCCCAAAGAAACTGTGCAAGAGCAATTCAAAGAGACCTCCGACTTCTTCAATTCAAATCGGTGGTAG